atattttttttattttaattgatttagatttatgaattttaataaaaatcccAACATGCCATATCGTATAGTCTAGTTGCATCATTATGCCGTGTCATGACATATGCCATGTCatatatagtttaggtcatggcACTAATGCTCATAGCATATGCACTTCATTCATATAGTTCAATGCATGTCATAGATGCACGTCATTTGGTGATAGTATGTTAAGCCAGTTAATTAAATTAAGATTAGTTTGCATGTCAGTTCAATCAATTCACGtgtcatataaaaaataattgcatgttaaacaaCTCGAACCTCTCGCAGATTAGTATTTCTCTGCAACAACAAGGATAGAATGATGGAAATGGGAGgcaatcaagaaaaattttGGGGAAGCTAGGCAAGAAACGaaaagctctaataccatgatgaagaaaaagaagaaattggggAAGTTTATATTTCGAATTACATCAACTATTTACTTTACATCTACaagactcaatttataatacaaTGTATGGTCAATAAGAGGAAAGAATAAAGGAAGAATATACAGAATCAATTCTAGATGGATTCATTCAATCGTTCTAGAATGGCGAGCATATCTCGAACAAATATTTTGGGAATCACTGCGCGCTCGACTCTAAAGACTGatgatcctttttctttttcctttttgtctcgATTAATTGGATCGTGGGCAAGCAGCAGGCGATGGGTGATCAAAATCCCACTTCATGGAAATACACATGGAGAATAACCAACTTCACTAGGTTGACTCGAGAGAAGCACTACTCCGAGGTGTTCACGCTCGGCGGCAATGCCTGGTAATTGTTGAATTCGATTTTCAGCAAGCGTGATGATCGAATTATGCCTTGTTTGTCTTTTTGCTTCCTTTACCTGTTGATTTCCCTAAGACTTATCCATTCTCTTGTATGGTACGGTCGATTTGATCAGGCGAATACTCATTTTCCCAAAGGGGAACGATGTAGAATGCTTGTCGATGTACTTAGACGTCGCTGATTCCGCGAGGCTACCATATGGGTGGAGCAGAAGCGCCCATTTCAGATTGATTCTGGTCGATCAGAACAATAATGACTATTCTAGGATTAAGGGTACGTTGATTGCGACTCTGACTATGGCTGGTTTTTTCAGTCTGCTGTTGGAATCTGATTTTGAGATATGGTGGAATGAGaaaccttctttcttttttgctacTGCAGTCCTCTAACATGTCTAGGATGAATTTAGGTGCATCTAGTCCTCACAACCAATGTATCCGTGCTAATAAAGTCTGCGCTCACAAATTTGGAAATGGCTAATGTGATTTATAACCTGGGAAATTTTGCTTATGCTTATTGTGATTTAGGTGAAATATATCCACCATCATTCATCATATGTGAAGCCATTGTCTTTGTGGTGTACATTGTCAAAGACCATAGTTGGGTTAGCAATGCAGTACTTTCGTCAATTCTATCAATAAGTCTCTTTCAAAAAGAGTATTGAAGGATTATTTGACCTCTCTCGTTGAACCACTAAGTTATTCCAACTGCTCGTGCACTTATTTGCACTTTAAAGCATCTGAGGTGACGATATGAATACTTGGCAACAGAAAGTTTAGAAGGAATGCGTGAACATTTGGACATTTAGGAGTATTCGAAGGAATGGAGATTCACCATGTCAATACTGTTTGTGGGACAAATTGCAGGATTTTAGGTACCATATCATGAACATAGAAGTGTTGTcgtaatttggattttttgtcatttcagCAAACTGGACTGGGTTTCTGCTGAAGCAAACTGAGAAAGCATGTTTAGGCCTTGTTGTTGCAATGCTTTCTCAAAATATGCTTTGACTTTGTTCTTGTGGTTCTGGTGTCCCATGTTTCTGATCCAAAGCGAAGTAATATGTTCATTTATTGCACCTAAGCCAGTGAAACGAGGTATCTTTAACCCGTTACTCCTTTTTACTGAAGTCCTGTCTAAACAAAATGCAGAGACGGAACATGATTTCACTGCAAGAGAGAGTGACTGGGGCTTCACATCCTTCATTCCATTGAGTGAACTTCATGACAGCCGTAATGGGTATTTAGTTAACAACACTTTGACAGTTGTAGCTGAGATTTTGGGCCCCCAACGCCCGGCTGAAAATACTCAGGTGGCTGAACCTCCAGCAAATGTACCTCAGGCAACACCAATAGATACGTTCGACAGGTATTTTACAAATCTTGAGGAAATTATTAACGCTGCTCAGAGTTCTCCCGCCAGAGGAGGGTCAAACACGAACAATCAAAGGGGTGCTCTTTTGACTTCTGGGGCTCCAACCTTGGATGAAGTAGAGAAGGCTAAACTGTCTTTGAAGGAGTGCCTTTCTGATATCTTCAAGCTAAATGTAAAAGACAGATTGGCTGAAGCAATGTCGACATTAAGCATAGCCAAAAGCGGGTTATCACTGGACCAGCAAAAATCAGTCAAGGCCTTTTGGGCCAACTTCGATGAGTTCACTTCTGACTTTTTGACCTTTGAGCAGGACAATGCTGAATTCGAGCTGCAGAAATTGCTGAAGGATCAAATGTTTGCAACAATGAAAAAGAATCACGAGACTCACATCTCGTATAAGCAGTTGCTTGGTGACCTGACCAAAGAGGAGGAAGAGCTCAACAAAAAACTTGAGGAAGTGAAGTCCAGAAGAGAAAAGCTCATTTCGGACTGGGAGATTTTGATGGTCGAGTCAGAGGAAGCGAAATCTGGGCACAAGGGTCAAGAGAAGAAGGTGGCAGAGGctgaggagaagaagagaatagCCGAGGAAAGAATGTCTAGATCAACCGTTGCCTGGTCAAATCTGAAGATGTTATTTGGTTGAAATCTTTGGCTTGGATCAGAAATGGCTATGAGGATACTGTACAAATGGATCGCGAGTGTGAATAGAACTGTGTGGATTCTCTTGCTAGTAAGTACTTTCGAGTGGTGAAAAGTGCCTTTGAGATACAGTCAACTTCTGATAATTTTTGTACAGAGTTGCCACATCTGCTGTGCTCTTATACGTTCGAATTTCACATTCTCTGTGTTTTTGTTTCGGTCATTATATCGGAGGTTTGAAGATAGAATCATTCCTGCTTGTAAGCCTGATGATGCTTCAGGTCGGTCCGCTTAATCTCCCACAAATGCTAACCCGTGTCTTCATTGTGACTGAAGAAGTTGTAATTCTCTTTCACTTTGAAGCCGAGACCCAGGATTGTTCTTTTATCCCAGTGCATGTACTGCAGAAAGATTTCAACAGGATGATTTTGGACATTGACATGCTCTCTTACCATGCAATTCACTGATATCACTTTGATTCAGCGAACAATGATCCGTTAAGGGCAGAAGGGAACAAATTTCGTGGATGGTAATTCTGTAACATTATtagtaaatttgaaattttaacaGTCAAATTGCGTGACCGGCAACCTATTCGACAGATACGTCGATGCTTATTTACTAACAATGTTAATAACTTCCAAACATCACATGAAATAAAATTACTGCTCCTAACAAAAGTTTAGTGGTGAGAAGACTAATTTACTGGTGAAATTAAGATCTTACTAATAGGTCCGCTTACCAGTTAGTAAGTTATAAAAAGAGTTGAAAAGGTACAAAGTTTATGTAACATTGaacttatttaattttatagaaaataaccattgaaaacaaaaaattacagGTGCAATGAGTTACTTACagcaaaattatttatttaccaATATAAGATCATTTACAGGTTAATTTACCAACAAAGTAAGAAACTTGCTATTTCGAAATAATATTGAACTTGGTATCAACAAATCAAATAAGTTACATACTAGAGTTCGCTCATTTTTCAATAGCAAATTACGAGCAATTTGAGGAATTCATGAATGCCAAATTCAATAGTATATTattttaacatttaaaaaaaatcattggaaATAGAACCTTCCCATTTAAATTAGTAAGGTACCTGGCAAATTACCGATTTTTCAAGTCAATAGTAAGTTATCAAATTGTTCAGCAATTTTCATTAGTAATTTCCTCACTTGGTTGGTACGTTGCTTCCCAAGAGTAAATTACTAATTCCCAATAAGTTATCCAGTTGTTTAGAAATTTGCTATTGGTAATAAAATCTTACTAAAGTTAGTAACTTACGTATTTACTTAATCTTAGCGGTACAAATACTAGATTACCACTGAAATAATAACTCACTAGGATAATTGCGCTTTCCAAAATGTTAAAATCCCCACGGAAGTGAAATTAAAAATGTAACAACATAGCTCACTTTTAAGGTGGTAATAGGAAGTTATCACCAGAGTAGTTAACTTATTACCAGCGACGTCAAAGTAATAGTAACTCAATAATCTTCTTGCAAATTTACTCATCAAAAGTATATCTTAGCAGTGCAAATAGTAAGTTAGGGATGAAATTAATTAGTTGCCGACGTAGGCCCACCTTCAAGGATTCATGATGGTAACACCTAGAGATTGTCAACACTGATTGCCCTTCCCACCCCTTTTTATAGATATATTGATATTGGGACCCTTAAGTTTTAATATTAGTTTTCCACTAGGAATTTGCAGTTGTTAAATTGTTATTTTGTCGATAAGTGAAAAACGGTTAACCAATGCTATTGGTAAAGTATATAAGCAATTAATCTACTGTCGAGAAAGTGCATCCCCTCGTAAAACACGCATGCGTGCTTGTAATTTAAGTGCGTAATTCAATACGGTAAGTTTATTATTTCATCAGTATGTTGTCAACAAATAATTGTTGATACTCTAAAATCATAAACAATGTCAACAATCCACTAAGAATTTCTAGAagtaaaatagtttttttttttttttttcgtaaggTACAATCACTAACCACCACTGGTAAATTATCTAAGCAACTCATAGCTTACTAGTAGAAAAAAAAGCATCGACTTGTACAATTTTAAGGATAGTAAGTAACTGCTTCATGGGTAACTTAGTAATAGATGACCGAACTTATATGCTGTCAATCATTTTTCACTTAGCAACGATATTTCAAACTTACTACCCGATTTTTCGTTAAATTTAGCCTCCATTCGGCAGATTGGCTTACGGACCAGCTTCCTGCTCCTTTAGCATAGGAGGCTACAAAGGAGTACATCTCAACCGAAGCTCATCGTAGAAGCGTGACCACGGAGGGAATCTGAACTGCTTCCACTTGAATGAAGGAGTCGTGACTCAAGGGCCATGTCTAGCGAATCAAAGTTATAAGAGACTACGGGTGTTAATGGCTCGATTTGATTTTTCAGAAAACCAGAACTAAGCCGAGCCATCTAGGTATAAATTAGTTAGGAAACCCAAATCGAACCAAACTGTTTGAGTATGCATTAGCTTTGAACCGAACCATGCCCTGAATCAAATACTCAGTTCGTTTTGGCTTAGTTTTTcggttttcctttttgaaatattaagaaGAGCTCTACAAAAAATGATAGAGATTATAtaaattgtaatattaagaagatgGGCAATTTTCAATTCAGTTCACTTAACTGAACCAAACTAAAATTATCTGAACTAAAGTAAAAAactatcatttttttcattatccgAATCGAAACTCGAACCAAatgaaaattgcatgaaaattcGAATCGGTTCTagttttgatttggtttttcggttcggttctaaCATCCCTATAAGGGAGTTAATATGGATTGGCTCGAATAGTTGAGCTTAGCAGATTCATTATGTTGGGACGATTGGACTCCTCTCATCATTTGCAAGGTCCCGATACATAAAGTCCATTGCGAACTCGTATCTACCCAATTCAAGTCACATTCCACTGGCTTCGTTCTCAATTCTCTGCTAGAGGGTTCCCAAAGTGAGAATCTAACAATAATAcacttaaatcctaaaactttgaTTTCTTATATTTACATCATAAAGTCTTTTTAGATTATCCACTTTAGCTTTTTCATTCACTCCATTAGATTTTAGTGAATAGAAAATCTTCACAGATTAATTTCTGATTAATGACCACGTAggagtgaaaaaaataaataaataaagaaaagacacATGACTCTTATCGTCAAAATGGGTGCGGGGTTCAAATCCTACGCTTTACAAATAGGCTAAGTTTAAAAGTAAGttgagagttagagtaggatagataaaaagaaaaaattgacaaagttaataaaaagattcaaatgTATGAAAAATCGCAAGTTTTAGACTTAAATgtacaaaatgaaaattttaaaacctaAACATATTATTGTAAAAAATGATAGAATATGATCTGCAATTGTCCCGTTCCCCAACAATTATTCTCCATTATCATCTAGGGATTTTCCTATTTTGTGTCTTTACCGGCATATTCACCACAAAGACGAAGGCTAATGACTAGTACGTGATATCGGGTAGAAATCAggtagaaattgaaaattaagcTTAACAGGCAATGTGCATTTAGGTGAGGAAAAGGGGTTTGCATAACTTGTGTATGATTTTGTTAGCGAGTATTGTAAAGGCACATTTCaagtaattaattgaaaaagacTTTGTGGCTTTAATGCCACCAGTATCTCCATTTTATGCGCCATCAATGCTTTGAAAATTTAACTTCTTTTCAGATTAAGTATACTTAGTTAGTGCCCCATAGCACTCATTAACTTAGGACCACTTTGTATAATCCAACTTCACATGATAAATTTTTACCTCTTCAGCTAGGCTTAGTTAGCTAGCCCTAGACAAATCATTTGTGAAAActattcaattttgtcaatttagttctacaGCTTTTGcgtaaaatttcaatatagttcttTCAGCCACTATTTGTCAAAAATCTCTGACATGCCGGTTTGTTACGTAGGATAACCAATGATGACTAGATTttcatgtcaatgatttttggcgaaaattgaccaaaagggCTATAGTAGAATTCGCACAAAATTTTAAggctaaattgataaatttaaagagcttagaattaaattgacttaAGTACACTTGGTTTAGGACTTCTAGGTAATTTTCCCAATCAAATCTCATTAGTAGTTAGCCAAAAACTATGGATACAAGGCACTATGCTTATGTGCCCATGCAATCAAAAGGGAAAAGGTAATTTGATATCCATAACTCTCTTTTTTCGCTCACTTAGGtaccacaaatttgaaaaatcaatcactcaGGTGTCATTGGTGACTTATTTCATaggaaaatctaggatgtcgaTTGTCCTAAGTGGCATTATTGGCACcgatgtgaacaatttttgtaaacttTTTCTTACTTAAGcatcacaaatttgaaaaatcaagcaCTTAAATGCTATCGACAATTTACCTTGATAGAAAATCCACCACCGGCCTCGCCCGAGGCCTTTACGGCCCCATTGGCAACTACTAGTTGAGGGTGAGGCCTTTGCAACAGGtgcacaaaaaaaagaaaaaaaaaaaaaaaaggaacataaaaaataattcaaaaaaataattcaaaaaaaaaaatgttgccaAAACAGGCACTCAAATGATCGTATGTGACATTTGAATgagcgaaaaggaaaaaatataatacTCAAGTGAACGCCGTATGAAAGTTAAGACACTCCTGCTGTAATCATCCCCagtaatttgtttatattgcTTTATCGATGGACATAGACCAATTGTTGGATATAAATTCtctcaaattctcaaatcaCCTACAAAATATTGTGCGAGAACAACTTAACTAAATCTAACATTAAGGTATACGTGTCTCATTATTTCATCGGATTTGTGTTGATTATTATGACACTTCTAAGTTGTTTCAACATAATCACAAActgttttatttaaaatttgtcGTGTCAAATCTATAGTTTTTTCAATGAATTCAGCCATGTTTTCGTATCGTGAGGATTATCAATCATAAAAGGACTAGAGGTCCCTAAAATACTATTGTCATATCCCAAAACTAAGAAGAATGGGGATGGCACGACCATCCTTCCACTCGTAAAACCCAATgtcaaacacaaccaacaaatTGGTTGCAATATCAATGTTTGTATAATCCATCAAAAATGCCCTTGTGATAATGCAGACACTCATGTTCTATTTGTCACTAACCGAGAAATGTGAAAAACATTTAAGATGAATTGTATGAGCAACTACAACCTAGTGAATTGTACATCTCTTCTAAGCATATTGAGTAATGACTATGTATATATAAAGCAATACCACAAACTCTTGCTCCAAATCCAATATATAATagacatatcaaatcaaatatgaGTTGTTTCATTTTGATAAAGTTTTATACAAATTAGAAATACTCATTTAATCTATCATTATAATTCAACCATCAATGCCAAGTCCCCTGATCATTCTCTATCAAGTCACGTGTAAATGATTTGTTCCACTAACCAATATATTACTTAATATCCAATTATGGTCATGACACAATTCCTAGTGGTAAGGCAACCAAGATTTGCTTTAGCAAGGTTTCCACTTATTATCAATTAGTGGCTTGGCctagaaatattctaaaattagTATGCATACCTAGAAACCCCTAATTGGGTTCATAATGATAATGAGCACCAAACATCACCCTCCAAAACTAAAAATCCAATCTAGAATCCATCTCATAAACCAAAATACATTTCACAACCCTTTCACAACTCAGCTCAATCaccaaaaatacttttttgTAAAACATCtctcaaatcattttagaaCTTATTTCATAAATCAAATCCGCAAATCTATATGAATAACCTTTCACATTTCATTTCATGAGCACTTCTTAAATCATTCAACATCACTTTTGCCTTTTAACCAATTACACTTTGTACATtataggaaaaattaccaaaaaaatcataaacatattgcaattgtCTCGATTcaatcctatttttttttttaaccaattgagtcataaaccttttacaattatgccaatttagtcttttcaGCCAAATTTGGCCAGCCAGGGCGAACGTGGATGTCAGCCAGCTCTAGGGGACaaagtttttaatatttttttcgatttttttgttaatttttattctttttttttttcccttttttactcccttttcgtttttttttcctgctccCTCCTTCTTCTTGCGACC
The sequence above is drawn from the Eucalyptus grandis isolate ANBG69807.140 chromosome 11, ASM1654582v1, whole genome shotgun sequence genome and encodes:
- the LOC104429087 gene encoding protein RESTRICTED TEV MOVEMENT 3-like isoform X2; protein product: MGDQNPTSWKYTWRITNFTRLTREKHYSEVFTLGGNAWRILIFPKGNDVECLSMYLDVADSARLPYGWSRSAHFRLILVDQNNNDYSRIKETEHDFTARESDWGFTSFIPLSELHDSRNGYLVNNTLTVVAEILGPQRPAENTQVAEPPANVPQATPIDTFDRYFTNLEEIINAAQSSPARGGSNTNNQRGALLTSGAPTLDEVEKAKLSLKECLSDIFKLNVKDRLAEAMSTLSIAKSGLSLDQQKSVKAFWANFDEFTSDFLTFEQDNAEFELQKLLKDQMFATMKKNHETHISYKQLLGDLTKEEEELNKKLEEVKSRREKLISDWEILMVESEEAKSGHKGQEKKVAEAEEKKRIAEERMSRSTVAWSNLKMLFG
- the LOC104429087 gene encoding protein RESTRICTED TEV MOVEMENT 3-like isoform X1, encoding MSGRRGCFSPCGFSPRRSRNSTRVQPVAVPLSYESELVPCFEGEQAMGERNPTSWKYTWKITNFTSLTQKKYYSEVFTPGDNAWRILIFPKGNSVECLSIYLDTADSVRLPYGWSRSAHFRLILVDQNNNDYSRIKETEHDFTARESDWGFTSFIPLSELHDSRNGYLVNNTLTVVAEILGPQRPAENTQVAEPPANVPQATPIDTFDRYFTNLEEIINAAQSSPARGGSNTNNQRGALLTSGAPTLDEVEKAKLSLKECLSDIFKLNVKDRLAEAMSTLSIAKSGLSLDQQKSVKAFWANFDEFTSDFLTFEQDNAEFELQKLLKDQMFATMKKNHETHISYKQLLGDLTKEEEELNKKLEEVKSRREKLISDWEILMVESEEAKSGHKGQEKKVAEAEEKKRIAEERMSRSTVAWSNLKMLFG